In a genomic window of Methanosarcina horonobensis HB-1 = JCM 15518:
- a CDS encoding type II secretion system F family protein, with protein MAYISVDEIAYRTFGNFFYKNRESFRELKAKMRYSHIPLSVDQYLASALIYSIFAGIIGGFFGFWLGLKTFGDPVSRLSLFVDSTRAGFAEEYLYLLAILFALLLFVISFLTVFGIAYIYPYFQADIRQACIDKSMLPAVTYMYALTKGGMSIYDVFRSLSRYAHIFGTSAEEISYIVRDMDYLGKDFISALNAAKERTPSERFKDFVDGLILVSSSGTITEYIKNKSEQYQDMAELANRNLLKRLDVLAEVYVTVLVAGPLFIMTTLIVLQFFRPASAQILYMLIYVIIPLATLLFIVLLDTVGELSMSPKKGDVPDYPINLSDIPELSPHLSAEEEEKRDKKLKLYRQLYNIRDLIFNPYRTIRDEPRYTFFFGIPLGLYYLAHLPEALRRSINFNFHWNLNFAHISDSSVQFISAIDDYLVIFIVIALIPFIIFYEIRAWRMRRIDERMPDLLRNLSSMNESGLLLSNSLKIIAESKMGILSKELKKLKEDLSWGTSTSKALMKLENNIRTASSSRILHTLIKANESTSDLKSVLSITAKQVKSEEKLKEERSSEMVVYVVTIYVAFFVFLFIVYILAVYFFPESASFKNSSQGMGYGGIGNGYFNIQEYTMLMFHSALVQAFTSGLIAGKMGQGSVYMGLKYSVSMMIITYVVFTMFV; from the coding sequence ATGGCTTATATTTCTGTGGATGAAATAGCATACAGAACTTTTGGAAACTTCTTTTATAAAAATAGGGAGAGCTTCCGGGAGCTCAAAGCAAAGATGCGCTACTCGCATATCCCATTGTCAGTGGACCAGTACCTTGCATCAGCTTTAATATATTCGATATTTGCAGGGATAATAGGAGGTTTTTTCGGGTTCTGGCTAGGGCTGAAAACCTTCGGAGACCCTGTTTCTCGACTAAGCCTTTTTGTTGATTCCACGAGGGCAGGATTTGCAGAAGAGTACCTTTATTTGCTTGCTATTTTATTCGCCCTCTTGTTATTTGTTATAAGTTTTCTTACTGTCTTTGGAATTGCATACATCTATCCTTATTTTCAGGCAGATATCCGGCAGGCATGCATTGACAAGTCTATGCTGCCGGCAGTAACCTACATGTACGCCCTGACAAAAGGAGGCATGTCAATTTATGATGTTTTCAGGTCTCTGAGCAGGTACGCCCATATATTCGGCACAAGCGCGGAAGAAATCTCCTATATTGTGCGGGATATGGACTACCTAGGAAAGGACTTTATAAGTGCCCTTAACGCAGCCAAGGAACGCACTCCTTCGGAACGTTTCAAGGATTTTGTTGACGGATTAATCCTGGTTTCAAGCAGCGGGACCATAACCGAGTACATAAAAAATAAGTCAGAGCAGTACCAGGACATGGCAGAACTGGCAAATCGGAACTTGTTAAAAAGGCTTGATGTCCTTGCAGAGGTCTATGTGACTGTACTTGTCGCAGGTCCGTTATTCATAATGACAACGCTCATAGTGCTGCAGTTTTTCAGGCCAGCTTCAGCCCAGATCCTTTACATGCTAATCTATGTTATAATACCTCTTGCAACCTTGCTCTTCATAGTGCTTCTCGATACAGTGGGAGAACTCTCAATGAGCCCGAAAAAAGGTGACGTTCCTGATTATCCTATAAACCTTTCCGATATTCCGGAACTCAGCCCACATCTCAGTGCAGAAGAGGAAGAAAAGAGGGACAAAAAGTTAAAGCTATACAGACAGCTTTACAACATCAGGGACCTTATTTTTAATCCATACAGGACTATCCGTGACGAACCCAGGTATACATTCTTTTTCGGAATCCCTCTTGGACTTTACTATCTTGCCCACCTTCCGGAAGCTCTTAGAAGAAGTATCAATTTTAACTTTCACTGGAATCTGAACTTTGCCCATATCAGCGACAGCAGCGTCCAGTTTATCAGCGCAATTGATGATTACCTGGTCATTTTTATCGTCATCGCACTCATTCCCTTCATCATATTTTATGAGATCAGGGCATGGAGAATGCGAAGAATTGACGAAAGAATGCCTGACCTGCTGAGAAACCTGTCAAGTATGAACGAGTCAGGACTTTTGCTCTCGAATTCCTTAAAAATAATAGCAGAGTCCAAGATGGGCATCCTAAGTAAAGAACTTAAAAAGCTAAAGGAGGATCTCTCATGGGGAACTTCTACTTCAAAGGCTCTCATGAAACTGGAAAACAACATCAGAACAGCTTCATCAAGCCGAATTCTCCATACTCTCATTAAAGCAAACGAATCTACAAGCGACCTTAAAAGTGTACTTTCTATTACCGCAAAACAGGTCAAAAGTGAGGAAAAGTTGAAAGAGGAGCGCTCTTCGGAGATGGTTGTCTATGTTGTCACTATCTACGTTGCTTTCTTTGTCTTCCTGTTCATAGTTTACATCCTGGCTGTATACTTCTTCCCTGAAAGTGCCTCGTTTAAAAACTCTTCTCAGGGGATGGGGTACGGAGGAATAGGGAACGGTTACTTCAACATACAGGAGTATACGATGCTCATGTTCCACTCAGCCCTTGTCCAGGCTTTTACCTCGGGGCTCATTGCCGGAAAGATGGGACAGGGGTCGGTTTACATGGGGCTGAAGTACAGTGTCAGCATGATGATAATTACCTACGTAGTTTTTACAATGTTCGTTTAA
- a CDS encoding DUF7289 family protein — translation MEKKGFKAIHTFCRSESGVSTAVAAALLIGIVVIFMTTVQINYMPVWKEDAEYAHMADVWHDMSRFKSNVDIITAGLEINPNARIVLNSPIQVGGSEVPFIRSTTTGGSLAINKDMSGMSVIVIDNESSELFNSEVGLYYTGTVFYRPSNLHYVDEMYCYENGALIVSQKGRSVMKLAPTIVMEKDPGSVNLLIRGVVLDSPRGIVLSSNTVEDIRLTSKESKALFNSTDYESFYNITSVNVTIYTENKEAWENYFRDSASDITLFEGTDYHLDNSSTYAVTFSLHPVGEDLYVTVYRSVIKIETGLL, via the coding sequence ATGGAGAAAAAGGGCTTTAAAGCGATTCACACTTTTTGCAGGTCAGAATCCGGGGTATCAACTGCAGTTGCTGCAGCCCTGCTTATTGGTATTGTAGTTATCTTTATGACAACTGTCCAGATCAATTACATGCCTGTCTGGAAAGAAGATGCAGAATATGCCCATATGGCTGATGTATGGCACGATATGTCAAGGTTCAAATCAAACGTGGATATCATTACTGCAGGGCTCGAAATAAACCCCAATGCCAGGATTGTGCTTAACAGCCCCATTCAGGTTGGGGGAAGTGAAGTCCCGTTCATAAGGAGTACAACCACAGGAGGAAGCCTTGCAATCAACAAAGACATGTCCGGTATGTCGGTGATAGTGATCGATAACGAATCCTCCGAGCTGTTTAACAGTGAGGTAGGTCTTTATTACACAGGCACGGTCTTCTACCGCCCATCAAACCTTCATTACGTGGACGAGATGTACTGCTATGAAAACGGAGCCCTTATAGTCTCCCAGAAAGGCAGATCAGTAATGAAGCTTGCCCCGACAATCGTGATGGAAAAAGACCCCGGTTCGGTTAACCTCTTAATAAGAGGCGTAGTCCTTGACAGCCCCCGCGGCATCGTCCTGTCCAGCAACACAGTAGAAGACATAAGACTGACCTCTAAGGAAAGCAAGGCTCTCTTCAACTCGACAGATTATGAAAGCTTTTACAACATCACATCCGTAAACGTTACAATCTACACGGAAAATAAAGAAGCCTGGGAGAACTACTTCAGAGACTCAGCCTCCGACATAACCCTTTTCGAAGGTACGGACTATCACCTGGACAACAGCAGTACCTATGCAGTAACTTTTTCACTCCACCCTGTCGGAGAAGACCTTTATGTTACTGTCTATAGAAGCGTAATAAAAATAGAAACAGGGCTTCTGTAA
- a CDS encoding cysteine desulfurase, translating to MYDVYAVREDFPVLKEVVYLDSTATTQTPIPAVEAMVEYFYKYAGNHGRGAHRLARETTNRYEDARETVARFLNAEPSKTVFTKNTTEGTNLVANSYPWEAGDHIITTVLEHHSNLLPWLRLQKKGIKVTLVSPDRRGIIDPRMIENALTDRTKLIAVTHVSNVFGSIQDVGRITKLARKNGIKVLIDGAQSAGHMPVDLKVLGCDFFATAGHKGLLGPQGTGVLYIRQPELLESASVGGGAVSDVSGLEYTLEPSPACFEAGTPNIPGVIGLGRAVEYVEKIGVSEIEKHEAKLSGQAAKRLSELEHVEVYGPENRAGIVPFNVKGLHAHDVALILDQTRKICVRSGHHCAVPSTRFLEVESTVRASFALYNTEEEVNILVNAVNALKALVS from the coding sequence ATGTACGATGTATATGCGGTCCGTGAAGATTTTCCTGTTTTAAAAGAAGTTGTGTACCTTGATAGCACGGCGACCACGCAGACCCCGATCCCTGCAGTTGAAGCCATGGTCGAATATTTTTATAAGTACGCTGGCAACCATGGGAGAGGAGCGCACCGCCTGGCAAGGGAAACTACAAACCGCTATGAAGACGCGCGGGAAACTGTTGCCCGTTTCCTGAATGCAGAGCCTTCAAAGACCGTATTTACGAAAAATACGACCGAAGGGACCAACCTTGTCGCAAACAGCTATCCCTGGGAAGCAGGAGACCATATCATTACAACCGTGCTCGAGCATCACTCAAATCTCCTGCCCTGGCTGCGCCTGCAAAAAAAAGGGATAAAAGTAACACTGGTAAGTCCGGATCGCAGAGGTATAATTGATCCTCGGATGATAGAAAATGCCCTCACTGACAGGACAAAACTCATTGCTGTAACGCATGTTTCAAACGTTTTCGGCTCTATCCAGGATGTTGGCAGGATTACCAAACTTGCTCGCAAAAACGGAATAAAAGTCCTGATTGATGGCGCCCAGTCCGCAGGGCATATGCCAGTGGATCTTAAAGTACTCGGATGTGATTTTTTTGCAACCGCAGGGCATAAAGGGCTCCTTGGCCCGCAGGGAACCGGGGTACTTTATATCAGACAACCCGAGCTTCTGGAAAGCGCCTCTGTAGGAGGGGGAGCAGTTTCGGACGTCAGTGGGCTTGAGTATACACTTGAGCCTTCACCTGCCTGTTTTGAAGCCGGTACCCCGAACATCCCGGGAGTTATCGGGCTTGGAAGAGCAGTAGAGTATGTGGAAAAAATTGGCGTTTCCGAGATTGAAAAGCATGAAGCGAAACTTTCCGGACAGGCCGCAAAGAGGCTTTCAGAACTTGAGCACGTGGAGGTTTACGGGCCCGAAAATCGGGCAGGTATTGTGCCTTTTAATGTTAAAGGACTTCATGCTCATGATGTTGCCCTGATCCTTGACCAGACAAGAAAAATTTGCGTCCGCAGTGGGCACCATTGTGCAGTCCCAAGTACCCGTTTTCTTGAAGTGGAAAGCACTGTCAGGGCCTCTTTTGCACTCTACAACACGGAAGAAGAAGTAAATATACTCGTAAATGCTGTTAATGCACTCAAGGCACTCGTATCCTGA
- a CDS encoding type II/IV secretion system ATPase subunit, whose amino-acid sequence MDEVTEISEKKSFISGLFGKTGDSNSISDILKRAKTYFDKPLRSMPAYDQEKEGPLVEFEVPEGLSEIERYWLQEPYALVSVLEDRRTKYYRLVEPALTKFEKELLERLYEDFQDILIVNSTTSKIEKDELLVDKTLFLLERYKAEISTSTIHKIMYYLRRNLLGYEKINPLLYDSYIEDISCDGVGVPLYIYHTRYLNIESNISFEEEELDSLVIKMCQLNNKHISVSQPIVDATIQDGSRLQAMLGREITPRGSSFTIRKFRKDPITPIDLLGFKTCDMEMLVYLWLVIENGYNILFAGGTASGKTSMLNATSLFMPSTAKIVSIEDTRELLLYHNNWVSGIARESFSADSTGEVSMYDLLRAALRQRPDFIIVGEVRGSEALTLFQAMSTGHATSSTMHAGDVQTVINRLTHEPINVPHLMLQSLDVLCIQEQVYIEEKRVRRTRSIVEVLNVDPETGDLGINELFNWEPLEDCFLKVGDSYLMQNIMHVRGWDSGQLKNEIESRRKILTYLYEKNMRSYIQVSLVVQAYQSYPKMVMEAIENDTLQGMIQDMVA is encoded by the coding sequence ATGGATGAAGTAACAGAAATCTCGGAAAAAAAAAGTTTTATTTCGGGGTTATTCGGAAAAACAGGCGACAGTAACTCCATTTCAGACATACTGAAAAGGGCTAAAACTTATTTTGACAAGCCTTTGAGAAGCATGCCGGCTTATGACCAGGAAAAAGAAGGACCTCTTGTAGAATTTGAAGTACCTGAAGGGTTAAGTGAAATAGAAAGATACTGGCTTCAAGAACCTTATGCTCTTGTATCTGTTCTGGAAGACCGCAGAACAAAGTACTACAGGCTGGTTGAACCTGCGCTCACAAAGTTCGAAAAAGAGCTGCTTGAAAGGCTCTACGAGGATTTTCAGGACATTCTGATCGTGAATTCCACGACTTCTAAGATAGAAAAAGATGAACTCCTTGTAGACAAAACACTTTTCCTTCTTGAACGCTACAAAGCTGAAATTTCGACCTCAACAATTCACAAAATAATGTATTATCTCAGAAGAAACCTGCTTGGTTATGAGAAAATCAATCCCCTTCTTTATGATTCTTATATAGAAGATATATCATGTGACGGTGTAGGAGTTCCACTCTATATTTATCATACCAGGTACCTGAATATTGAAAGTAATATTTCTTTTGAAGAAGAAGAGCTTGACTCCCTTGTAATCAAGATGTGCCAGTTGAATAACAAGCATATCTCTGTCAGTCAGCCAATCGTGGATGCAACAATTCAAGACGGATCAAGACTTCAGGCTATGCTAGGGAGAGAAATCACTCCCCGCGGCAGTTCTTTTACTATCCGTAAGTTCAGAAAGGACCCGATAACACCCATCGACCTTCTCGGCTTTAAGACGTGTGATATGGAAATGCTGGTATACCTCTGGCTGGTCATTGAAAACGGATATAATATTCTTTTTGCAGGAGGTACGGCTTCAGGAAAAACATCAATGCTTAACGCCACATCCCTTTTCATGCCTTCAACAGCCAAAATAGTCTCTATAGAAGACACAAGGGAACTCTTACTCTACCACAACAACTGGGTCTCAGGTATTGCAAGAGAGAGCTTTTCTGCAGACTCTACAGGAGAGGTGTCCATGTATGACCTCTTAAGAGCTGCCCTGAGACAGCGTCCCGATTTCATAATTGTGGGTGAAGTAAGAGGCAGTGAAGCCCTTACTCTGTTCCAGGCAATGTCAACAGGACATGCAACAAGCTCGACAATGCACGCAGGAGATGTGCAGACTGTTATAAACAGGCTTACTCACGAACCAATAAATGTACCTCACCTTATGCTGCAGTCGCTTGATGTGCTCTGCATCCAGGAACAGGTATACATTGAAGAGAAAAGAGTCCGGAGAACCAGGAGTATTGTAGAAGTTCTTAACGTTGATCCTGAGACAGGCGACCTTGGAATTAACGAGCTTTTCAACTGGGAACCCTTGGAAGACTGTTTCCTGAAAGTTGGAGACTCCTACCTCATGCAGAATATTATGCATGTCAGAGGATGGGACTCAGGACAGTTGAAAAACGAGATCGAGAGCCGGAGAAAGATTCTCACTTACCTTTATGAGAAGAATATGAGGAGCTATATCCAGGTATCTCTTGTGGTGCAGGCATACCAGAGTTATCCGAAAATGGTCATGGAAGCTATAGAAAACGACACTCTGCAGGGTATGATACAGGATATGGTTGCTTAA
- a CDS encoding type IV pilin N-terminal domain-containing protein — protein MLDIKRFMKNQKAVSEVVGEVLLTTIAVLLVSSIGIFIATYDGATDIPHTQVREWMNAGKDTIYLEHSGGEFLGTDAFEIVVNINEQKYVYPSASIYSNLNNSSWQLGDRIEINTSSEWGVNITDGDEIKVFLIDIPSRQTIQYLTISSKQDVAPAGVYP, from the coding sequence ATGCTTGACATAAAAAGATTCATGAAAAACCAGAAAGCTGTTTCGGAAGTTGTTGGAGAAGTACTTCTGACAACTATAGCAGTTCTTCTTGTGAGCTCTATTGGGATATTCATTGCCACTTACGACGGGGCTACTGATATTCCTCACACTCAGGTAAGGGAATGGATGAACGCAGGAAAAGATACTATCTACCTTGAACACAGCGGAGGGGAATTTCTTGGAACCGACGCCTTCGAGATTGTGGTAAACATTAACGAACAAAAATACGTTTATCCTTCAGCCAGCATTTATTCAAACCTCAATAACAGCAGCTGGCAGCTTGGAGATAGAATTGAAATTAATACAAGCAGCGAGTGGGGAGTCAACATTACAGATGGAGATGAAATCAAGGTATTCCTTATTGACATTCCCTCAAGACAGACAATCCAGTACTTAACAATTTCTTCAAAACAGGATGTAGCTCCGGCTGGAGTATACCCATAA
- a CDS encoding type IV pilin N-terminal domain-containing protein, which translates to MEGKKRRALGRDCQAVSEVIGQVLMISIVVLAFSSIAVFVFSDEGAVNPPHTPKADLQESIDTNANIVKIFHKGGEAIDLKDAKVVLNINGQQEEFDLSSDPGVSYTATNNVLMVGDNIVINTSRSRGKNLKSTDTIDMYFVHTGSDQVIQRVTLQNGGKESESSDDTYGTGKYWITPHPNGTATDTSEGWISTGAVNETGDGVFTTYYAADKKDGDPNSTAQIFDFDIDADREGVSEHFNNVTLKIVYSVHDKNYDYIALDISVEDPEKWIRVESDMPEYNKNFEPDYVDLSSYVKNIEELEAFKVRIVAVTNASNKAGKTAWIDFLGIHVE; encoded by the coding sequence TTGGAGGGTAAAAAACGCAGAGCACTTGGCCGGGACTGCCAGGCAGTTTCAGAGGTAATAGGGCAGGTGCTCATGATAAGTATAGTTGTACTGGCTTTTTCTTCAATAGCCGTTTTTGTGTTTTCGGATGAGGGAGCTGTAAACCCTCCCCATACACCAAAAGCTGACCTGCAGGAAAGTATTGATACGAACGCGAATATTGTGAAAATATTCCATAAGGGAGGAGAAGCAATCGACCTGAAAGATGCAAAAGTTGTTCTCAATATCAACGGGCAACAGGAAGAGTTTGATTTGTCTTCCGACCCTGGTGTTAGCTACACTGCCACAAATAATGTCCTGATGGTCGGGGACAATATTGTAATCAATACGAGCCGGAGCAGGGGAAAAAACCTGAAAAGCACGGATACCATTGACATGTATTTTGTACATACAGGATCTGATCAGGTAATCCAGAGAGTTACGCTTCAGAACGGAGGAAAGGAAAGCGAAAGTTCTGATGACACTTATGGCACTGGTAAATACTGGATAACTCCTCATCCGAACGGAACAGCAACTGATACTTCTGAAGGGTGGATCTCGACAGGAGCAGTTAATGAAACCGGAGACGGGGTTTTCACTACGTATTATGCTGCAGATAAAAAAGACGGAGACCCCAATTCCACAGCCCAGATATTCGATTTCGACATCGATGCAGACAGGGAAGGAGTTTCGGAACATTTCAACAACGTAACTTTAAAAATAGTATATAGTGTGCACGATAAAAATTACGATTATATCGCACTTGATATCAGTGTCGAGGATCCTGAAAAATGGATAAGAGTCGAATCTGATATGCCGGAGTACAATAAAAACTTTGAGCCCGACTACGTAGACCTCTCTTCCTATGTGAAAAATATTGAAGAACTTGAGGCATTCAAAGTAAGGATAGTTGCTGTCACAAATGCGAGCAACAAAGCCGGGAAGACCGCATGGATAGACTTCCTCGGAATCCATGTAGAATAA
- a CDS encoding type IV pilin N-terminal domain-containing protein — translation MRSSKSGKKDIIQRENAVSEIMGVALLLGIVVIMLSFEGAFIFARSGPDDLPHANLQEWMDTSEEKIYLKHCSGEPIKIEELEIVASINNTRYVYNSSNAYTETGSNGYWELGEVITLDAGSEWALDLKDYHEIDLYLVDTPTKELIQKSRLTTDFRRDPYVIGWITPRGGARDTSNGGSATLADVQKENDTFWTIYKTPTKNGTETDPNIYQEIDFGVNPCLYGYRPGDSLSNVTLKIVYRTNDNSILKIRLRFYDVDSPSNWFYREIALPEKNAFTAVYIPLTDYINSTEDLADFTVRLEAVTNADEHSHKEVNIDYLGLWIE, via the coding sequence ATGAGGAGTTCTAAATCCGGGAAAAAAGACATTATTCAAAGAGAAAATGCAGTATCCGAAATTATGGGGGTAGCTCTCCTTCTCGGGATAGTGGTTATAATGCTCAGTTTCGAAGGAGCTTTTATATTTGCCAGAAGCGGGCCGGACGACCTCCCTCACGCAAATCTTCAGGAATGGATGGATACTTCGGAAGAAAAGATTTACCTGAAACACTGCAGCGGGGAGCCGATAAAAATCGAAGAGCTGGAAATAGTAGCCAGTATCAACAATACCAGATACGTCTATAACTCATCTAACGCTTACACAGAGACGGGGAGTAACGGCTACTGGGAGCTTGGAGAGGTGATCACCCTGGATGCCGGAAGCGAATGGGCACTCGACCTGAAGGACTACCATGAAATAGACCTCTATCTTGTTGACACCCCAACAAAGGAGTTGATCCAGAAATCCAGACTTACCACGGATTTCAGGAGAGATCCTTATGTAATCGGATGGATTACACCGAGAGGAGGAGCACGTGACACCTCAAACGGAGGATCAGCGACTCTCGCGGACGTGCAGAAAGAAAATGATACCTTCTGGACTATATATAAGACCCCTACGAAAAACGGGACAGAAACAGACCCGAACATATACCAGGAAATTGATTTTGGGGTCAACCCCTGCCTTTATGGGTACAGGCCAGGAGACAGCCTCTCAAACGTAACTCTCAAAATAGTTTACAGAACAAACGATAACTCCATCCTGAAAATACGATTGAGATTCTATGACGTGGACAGTCCCTCAAATTGGTTTTACAGAGAAATAGCGCTGCCAGAGAAAAATGCCTTCACTGCCGTGTATATACCTCTGACAGATTACATAAATAGTACCGAAGACCTGGCTGATTTCACGGTAAGGCTCGAAGCCGTAACGAATGCAGACGAACATTCACACAAAGAAGTAAATATCGATTATCTGGGTTTATGGATAGAGTGA
- a CDS encoding DUF7289 family protein: MKRNRGSEFDPYPYSFFRSESAASTAIAFILLLGIVFSVFSVVHLGYVPEWKTDAEHSHVADVWEDVTKLKSKIDRTTILLMSDQNSTTSNITIIMPLRTGSMEMPLTGSSRFSGIVSVNADACNMTIVTPVNGSERVINCGTISYTSNNNYYVNQIFKYENGALILAQKEQSVMKLYPMIRVSEVSDKNYSFSINAIEIRGFADSLSSNSDCSVRLRDCSFSSFYDSEDHENMSSFALKINTTHPEAWEAYFNETMKGAGLEKDKDYTLDIVENDYLYLSFPENGSDSSLDRLYVGKTTANAELINGLI; encoded by the coding sequence ATGAAGAGAAACAGGGGCAGCGAATTCGACCCCTACCCGTACTCTTTTTTTCGGTCCGAATCTGCCGCATCGACAGCTATAGCATTTATTTTGCTTTTAGGGATAGTATTTTCAGTTTTTTCTGTAGTTCATCTGGGATATGTCCCTGAATGGAAAACTGACGCAGAACACTCCCATGTGGCCGATGTATGGGAGGATGTGACAAAACTCAAATCGAAAATAGACAGGACTACAATACTCCTGATGTCAGACCAGAACTCCACAACCTCAAATATTACTATAATAATGCCCCTTCGTACCGGAAGCATGGAAATGCCTCTTACCGGTTCCTCAAGATTCAGCGGAATAGTTTCCGTAAACGCAGATGCGTGCAACATGACAATAGTAACTCCGGTAAATGGTAGTGAGAGGGTTATAAACTGCGGCACCATTTCCTACACCTCTAATAATAATTATTATGTGAACCAGATCTTCAAGTATGAAAACGGAGCTTTGATTCTTGCGCAAAAAGAACAATCGGTCATGAAACTTTATCCAATGATCCGCGTCTCCGAAGTTTCGGATAAAAACTACAGTTTTTCAATCAATGCAATCGAAATACGAGGTTTTGCAGACTCCCTTTCATCAAACTCGGACTGTTCCGTTCGCCTTAGAGACTGTTCATTTAGCTCTTTCTATGACAGTGAAGACCACGAAAACATGAGTTCTTTTGCTTTAAAAATAAACACTACCCATCCGGAAGCCTGGGAGGCCTATTTTAACGAAACGATGAAAGGAGCCGGACTGGAGAAAGATAAAGATTACACCCTTGATATTGTAGAAAATGATTACCTGTACCTTTCATTTCCGGAAAACGGAAGTGACAGCAGCCTGGACAGACTTTACGTTGGCAAAACCACAGCTAATGCAGAGCTGATTAATGGTTTGATCTGA
- a CDS encoding type IV pilin yields MDLKKIFSNDKAVSPVIGVVLMVAITVILAAAIGSSVFGQGPSESAPQANINIVTSGVDSIKLEHLGGDTVILYPNTTKIMFAADGQSYELDTSAFESDPTFDVGMTKILLLTTEDGNSSATLTQTSGEFATVKIVDVKTKQLIADKELRF; encoded by the coding sequence ATGGATCTCAAAAAGATATTTAGTAATGATAAAGCAGTGTCCCCGGTAATCGGTGTCGTGCTGATGGTTGCAATCACCGTCATCCTCGCCGCCGCAATCGGTTCGTCCGTCTTCGGCCAGGGACCTTCCGAATCTGCACCGCAGGCGAATATCAATATTGTGACATCAGGTGTTGATAGTATAAAACTTGAGCACCTTGGTGGAGATACAGTTATTCTGTACCCAAACACAACAAAGATTATGTTCGCAGCCGATGGTCAAAGCTATGAACTTGACACCTCCGCATTTGAAAGCGACCCGACTTTTGATGTTGGAATGACAAAGATTCTTCTCCTTACTACAGAAGATGGTAACTCATCAGCTACTCTAACTCAGACATCTGGTGAATTCGCTACTGTTAAGATCGTTGATGTCAAGACCAAGCAGCTCATTGCTGACAAGGAACTGAGATTCTAA
- a CDS encoding type IV pilin N-terminal domain-containing protein yields the protein MNIFEKFIKDSIGVSSVLGEILITGIVVIAFGSLFVIITSVDKPADHTRLSVEEWIDAPSDIISLRHAGGESIDTEDLKINVQINGTSYVYSSSNISENLGKSFWEMADVIQINTSQEWGTGIVNEENMDVKLINTNSKEVLPKYRIGFLPESSKGSFEDSVDFDIIDNTVVPQEDFISSFTVLGAAIQSGGYDLKVTTRFRVGGDTLDPWHYSLPVTGNVNDGKVHILNLSTAYSAGTPVTINGKSWIWTKDSKKLSTKDSDWKSYMEVSSSSYSSNLIVLRNGDAAPTIPGLDEQPDVAEYIDDYVEDGKILLDENEAIFLFELGTTDLHSSAADFQDLVVLMSIDPAPAN from the coding sequence TTGAATATATTTGAAAAATTCATAAAAGATTCCATAGGGGTCTCATCTGTACTGGGTGAAATTCTTATTACGGGGATCGTTGTTATCGCATTCGGTTCGCTATTCGTAATTATAACTTCCGTTGACAAGCCTGCTGATCATACTCGTTTGTCAGTAGAAGAATGGATAGATGCTCCCTCCGATATAATCTCCCTGCGACATGCAGGTGGGGAATCCATTGATACAGAAGACCTGAAAATCAATGTTCAAATTAACGGTACCTCTTATGTATATTCTTCCTCTAATATTTCCGAAAACCTGGGAAAAAGCTTCTGGGAAATGGCAGATGTTATTCAAATTAATACCAGCCAGGAATGGGGTACTGGTATTGTAAATGAAGAGAACATGGATGTAAAGTTGATTAATACAAACTCAAAGGAGGTTCTTCCTAAATACAGGATTGGCTTCTTGCCAGAGTCCTCCAAGGGTTCATTTGAAGATTCCGTTGACTTTGATATAATAGACAATACAGTAGTTCCGCAGGAAGACTTTATCAGCAGTTTTACGGTTCTGGGAGCTGCAATTCAATCAGGCGGATATGATTTGAAGGTAACTACACGGTTTAGAGTTGGAGGTGACACTCTAGATCCCTGGCACTACTCTTTGCCGGTTACTGGCAATGTTAATGATGGTAAGGTACATATATTGAACCTTTCAACCGCTTATTCGGCAGGTACTCCCGTAACCATAAATGGCAAATCCTGGATCTGGACCAAAGATAGTAAAAAACTCTCTACAAAAGACTCAGACTGGAAGAGTTATATGGAAGTTAGTTCTTCGAGTTATTCTTCGAATTTAATAGTGCTAAGGAATGGGGATGCTGCTCCCACAATTCCGGGTTTGGATGAGCAGCCAGACGTTGCAGAGTATATAGATGACTATGTTGAAGATGGCAAGATATTACTGGACGAAAATGAGGCTATTTTTCTGTTTGAACTCGGGACAACTGACCTTCACAGTTCTGCGGCTGATTTCCAGGACCTTGTAGTCCTTATGTCGATAGATCCGGCACCGGCAAATTAA